A genomic window from Eleginops maclovinus isolate JMC-PN-2008 ecotype Puerto Natales chromosome 9, JC_Emac_rtc_rv5, whole genome shotgun sequence includes:
- the LOC134869979 gene encoding growth arrest and DNA damage-inducible protein GADD45 beta-like — protein MTLEEVIGSNSTEKKMETVSQALEELLVAAQRQDCLTVGVYESAKLMNVDPDSVVLCVLATDEEDEGDIALQIHFTLLQAFCCDNDINILRVSGMRRLAQLLEEDSTGDSNGNEPRDLHCILVTNPQVQPLQSTALQNISSFCEESRCSNQWVPCLEMHDR, from the exons ATGACTCTGGAAGAAGTCATCGGATCCAACAGCACCGAGAAAAA GATGGAGACGGTGAGTcaggctctggaggagctgctggtcGCGGCTCAGCGGCAGGACTGCCTGACTGTGGGAGTCTACGAGTCCGCCAAACTCATGAATGT agacCCGGACAGTGTGGTCCTGTGCGTCCTCGCCActgatgaggaggatgaaggtgaCATCGCGCTGCAGATTCACTTCACTCTGCTGCAGGCTTTCTGCTGCGACAACGACATCAACATCCTGCGGGTGTCCGGCATGAGGCGCCTGGcgcagctgctggaggaggacagCACTGGGGACAGCAACGGCAACGAGCCCCGGGACCTGCACTGCATCCTGGTCACT AACCCCCAGGTGCAGCCTCTGCAGTCTACGGCCCTGCAGAACATCAGCAGCTTCTGCGAGGAGAGCCGCTGCAGCAACCAGTGGGTTCCCTGCCTGGAGATGCACGACCGCTGA